From Cecembia calidifontis, one genomic window encodes:
- a CDS encoding xanthine dehydrogenase family protein molybdopterin-binding subunit produces the protein MSISKTSLNRRSFLKVSALAGGGLFLSVGWLTGCKPGSKEAALGMPEEWFRINGFIQIGDNGLVTIMSPNPEGGQNIKTGMPMIVAEELDADWSKVLVEQAPLDTDNFTRQFIGGSQAIRIGWNVLRQAGATARQLLVNAAAQTWDVPANEITTESGYVFHTASKKKAHFGEMASLAATLPLPENVQLKDKKDYKIIGTARKNVDAKKIVTGKPLFGVDYKKEGMLYAMIIHPPAHGLKLKSFDASEATGMPGIKDIFQIKSHQDDYERTFFDTTSFTDTVAIVGNSTWEVMNAKKTVKVEWEEFSTYEESRDWNGRKEKRTIPAGLESESDQQRKMTDAAKKARTLRKDGNPEAAFANAAKVIERTFYGPFMAHNCMEPMNFFAHVQGDKVACAGPLQKPELTEQALSSRLGIPIENIHIDMTRLGGGYGRRSYAHWLIEAAVISQKVNAPIKLMYTREDDMTGGIYRPMYQATYRAALDKDNNLIGFHVNSGGLVEPPSHPNRFPAGAIDNYLAEEWIVSSNITVGSFRAPRSNFIAAAEQSFLDEVAETMRKDPIDFRLELLQKAKQNPVGENNDYDPDRYAGVLKLVKDKSNWGQVPAGISRGVSAYFCHNSYAAQVVDLKIENGRVKVEKVVQALDCGLVINPDAAKNLSEGCVVDGIGTAMFGELKFEKGQPDRSNFDRYRMIRMAEAPKEIETYFVENGEDPTGLGEPGYPPVFAALANALYRATGKRLYRQPFVHQLSN, from the coding sequence ATGTCAATATCCAAAACCTCCCTCAACCGCCGTTCTTTTCTCAAAGTATCCGCCCTCGCCGGAGGAGGATTGTTTTTAAGCGTGGGTTGGTTGACAGGCTGTAAACCCGGATCCAAAGAAGCTGCACTTGGAATGCCGGAGGAATGGTTCAGAATCAATGGGTTTATCCAAATCGGTGATAACGGATTGGTAACCATTATGTCGCCGAATCCGGAGGGAGGCCAAAATATAAAAACAGGCATGCCTATGATCGTGGCAGAAGAACTGGATGCAGACTGGTCAAAAGTCCTGGTGGAACAGGCGCCTTTGGATACTGATAATTTTACCCGTCAATTTATCGGAGGCTCACAGGCCATCAGAATAGGTTGGAATGTACTGAGACAAGCCGGAGCAACCGCTCGACAACTATTGGTCAATGCTGCTGCCCAAACCTGGGATGTACCTGCCAATGAAATTACCACCGAATCAGGTTATGTCTTCCACACAGCCTCCAAGAAGAAAGCCCACTTTGGAGAAATGGCTTCTTTGGCAGCAACACTTCCTTTGCCTGAGAATGTGCAATTGAAAGATAAAAAGGACTATAAGATCATAGGAACTGCACGCAAGAATGTAGATGCCAAAAAAATCGTGACAGGTAAACCGCTTTTTGGAGTGGATTACAAAAAAGAGGGTATGCTTTATGCCATGATCATTCACCCTCCTGCCCATGGGCTGAAGTTGAAATCATTCGATGCTTCAGAGGCCACAGGCATGCCGGGAATCAAAGATATTTTCCAGATCAAATCCCATCAGGATGATTACGAACGCACCTTTTTTGACACCACAAGTTTTACGGATACCGTTGCCATTGTCGGGAATTCGACCTGGGAAGTGATGAATGCCAAAAAAACGGTCAAAGTGGAATGGGAAGAATTTTCCACTTATGAGGAAAGCAGGGACTGGAATGGCAGAAAAGAAAAGAGAACGATCCCGGCAGGACTGGAAAGCGAATCCGATCAGCAAAGAAAAATGACTGATGCCGCCAAAAAAGCTAGAACGCTCAGAAAAGATGGAAATCCGGAAGCTGCTTTTGCCAATGCAGCCAAAGTCATTGAACGTACTTTCTACGGCCCTTTTATGGCGCACAACTGTATGGAACCCATGAATTTCTTTGCCCATGTGCAGGGAGACAAAGTTGCATGTGCCGGGCCGCTTCAAAAACCGGAATTGACCGAACAAGCACTTTCGTCCCGACTGGGAATACCCATTGAAAATATCCATATCGACATGACCCGATTGGGCGGTGGCTATGGCCGTCGCTCTTATGCCCATTGGTTGATTGAAGCAGCCGTAATTTCCCAGAAAGTCAATGCGCCGATCAAATTGATGTACACCCGTGAAGATGATATGACAGGAGGAATCTATCGTCCCATGTATCAGGCTACCTATCGGGCCGCTTTGGACAAGGACAACAACCTGATAGGGTTTCATGTCAATTCGGGCGGCTTGGTCGAACCCCCATCCCACCCAAACCGGTTCCCTGCCGGAGCGATTGACAACTACCTGGCAGAAGAATGGATTGTCTCCTCCAACATTACCGTGGGTTCTTTTCGGGCACCAAGATCCAATTTTATCGCTGCTGCTGAACAGTCCTTTTTGGATGAGGTGGCTGAAACCATGAGAAAAGATCCCATAGATTTTCGCTTGGAGCTATTGCAAAAAGCCAAACAGAATCCCGTGGGCGAAAACAATGATTATGATCCGGATCGGTATGCTGGCGTATTGAAATTGGTGAAAGATAAATCCAATTGGGGACAAGTTCCTGCCGGTATTTCACGAGGAGTTTCAGCCTACTTCTGCCACAATAGCTACGCTGCACAGGTAGTTGATTTAAAAATCGAAAATGGACGGGTTAAGGTTGAAAAAGTGGTTCAGGCACTGGATTGTGGCTTGGTCATCAACCCTGATGCTGCTAAAAATCTCAGCGAAGGATGCGTGGTGGACGGTATCGGGACAGCCATGTTCGGGGAACTGAAGTTTGAAAAGGGACAACCTGACCGAAGCAATTTTGACCGCTACCGCATGATCAGGATGGCTGAGGCACCAAAGGAAATTGAAACCTATTTTGTGGAGAATGGAGAAGATCCTACCGGATTGGGAGAACCGGGTTACCCGCCTGTGTTTGCGGCTTTGGCCAATGCCCTGTATCGGGCAACCGGAAAGCGGTTGTATAGGCAGCCTTTCGTTCACCAGCTTTCGAATTAG
- the tnpC gene encoding IS66 family transposase, with protein sequence MDHRDKQIEQLININLQLMERVRFLERRVAELEKELARYRNPKNSRNSSVPPSKDENRPKKNQSLREETDRKPGGQPGHKGHTLEMTSRPDKTENHIPSFCTCCGRDLSEVPAELSCRRQVFDLPVIRPVCTEHRSYVKSCPCGEKNRAAFPAGINAPVQYGSGVETMVGYLYARQYVPYIRMKELLGDCFGIGLSEGSIDNIIGRFARKAAPIYAMIKSAVSKSPVIGADETGAKVDGVKQWVWTYQTEEHTLLAISESRGLKAMKAHFPDGFGNAVLCHDAWRAYFSYSENLHQLCCAHLLRDLNYIVERYRSKWAESLRALFGEAILLKKNLPDADLGKNIAAMEERMDKLLGLPVHPEHEEAVTFQKRLLKYRQSLLTFLYHPKVPPDNNASERAVRNVKVKQKISGQFKSDIGAENFCVIRSVVDTLIKRSEKVLENLNHIARLQPE encoded by the coding sequence TTGGACCATAGGGACAAACAGATTGAGCAGCTCATAAACATTAACCTCCAGCTCATGGAGCGGGTCAGGTTTTTGGAGAGAAGGGTGGCTGAACTCGAAAAGGAACTTGCCCGGTACCGTAATCCCAAAAACAGCCGCAACAGTTCTGTCCCCCCTTCCAAAGATGAAAACCGCCCCAAAAAGAACCAGAGCCTCCGTGAGGAGACCGATCGCAAACCCGGCGGTCAGCCGGGACACAAGGGCCATACACTGGAAATGACATCCCGCCCCGATAAAACAGAAAACCACATCCCTTCCTTCTGTACCTGCTGCGGCCGTGACCTGTCGGAAGTCCCTGCGGAACTTTCCTGCAGAAGACAGGTCTTTGACCTTCCCGTCATCAGACCGGTATGTACAGAGCACCGGAGCTATGTCAAAAGCTGTCCCTGCGGAGAAAAAAACAGGGCTGCATTCCCTGCGGGCATCAATGCCCCAGTGCAGTACGGAAGCGGGGTCGAGACCATGGTGGGCTATCTGTACGCAAGGCAGTATGTTCCCTACATAAGGATGAAGGAACTTCTCGGGGACTGCTTCGGCATTGGTCTGAGTGAGGGCAGCATCGACAACATCATCGGCAGATTTGCCCGTAAAGCAGCCCCGATCTATGCGATGATAAAGTCTGCCGTCTCCAAAAGTCCGGTGATAGGAGCTGACGAGACCGGAGCAAAAGTGGACGGGGTCAAACAATGGGTCTGGACTTACCAGACAGAGGAACACACCCTGTTGGCCATATCCGAATCCCGTGGACTCAAGGCGATGAAGGCACACTTTCCCGATGGATTCGGAAACGCAGTGTTATGCCATGACGCATGGAGGGCCTACTTCAGTTATTCCGAAAACCTGCACCAGCTCTGCTGTGCGCACCTGCTAAGGGATCTCAACTATATTGTGGAAAGGTATAGGTCAAAATGGGCCGAGAGCCTCAGGGCACTGTTCGGGGAAGCCATCCTGTTGAAGAAAAACCTGCCGGATGCAGACTTGGGAAAAAACATTGCCGCAATGGAGGAAAGGATGGATAAACTCCTAGGCTTACCTGTACACCCCGAACATGAAGAGGCGGTGACTTTTCAAAAAAGGCTGCTCAAATACAGGCAGTCCCTGCTCACTTTTCTTTACCACCCAAAAGTGCCGCCTGACAACAATGCCTCGGAAAGGGCCGTACGGAACGTCAAAGTGAAACAAAAGATATCGGGACAGTTCAAATCCGATATCGGCGCCGAAAACTTCTGTGTTATAAGATCCGTCGTGGACACCCTGATCAAACGTTCGGAAAAAGTACTGGAAAATCTAAATCATATAGCTAGATTACAACCTGAGTAG